In the Pseudorasbora parva isolate DD20220531a chromosome 5, ASM2467924v1, whole genome shotgun sequence genome, CATTTTGTGATTCACTGGATCTTACAGCGCTTTTTAGTGGTCACGTGACCGAATGTGTGGGCTGGTTAAAGAATTATTAGAGATGTTGTTTCTTTACATTTACGGAACTCTTGACATTATATTACTGAGAATATAACTATATCACAATAATTGTCAATGTAATTTTATCACCCAGCCCTAATTAGGAAGTTAGGAAGCAGAATGTagtgaattttactttatttgtaattttttcaCTTAGTAACAATATTGGTTTATAGGCAATGCCTGGTTTGCCCGGCCCACCTGGTCCGCCTGGTCCCCCCGGTCCCCCTGGCCTTGCGTCTTCAGGCTCTGGTGGTTTTGGGCCTCCTGGTCCTCCTGGCCAAAACGGAGCTCCAGGTCAACCGGTAAGTCTAAGGAGACATGATACATGTATAACATTAGTTTGAATATGTTGTGTCGGAATAACGTGTTTATTAGAGATGTTGCCTTGTGGCTATTGTGTGTTCTCTGATGCATTGCTTCCCTTCTGTTTCATGTCATAAAAAGCCTATACAATAATTATATCTTTTTCTAATAGGGACTTCCAGGTCTACCAGGTGCTGACGGAAAACCAGGCTCACCTGGCCCAAGAGGAGAGAAGGTATGAAGTAGTGGATATAAACTTCCGAACTCCAACCTCTTCCAGGAAAACCTGAAACATAACAGGGAATTTGACgttgtgatttataagcctggAAATGTCTTAGAAATGTATATAATCTTGCTTTGAAACAGTTCATCATCTAAATGTAGCTGTTTTTGTAGCGTAAACATGCTCACAGGCCAAAGTGATAGCATCAGTTTGTTTGTTGGTCTTTCTGGAGACATTTGTAAACTGTGTATACAACATGATTTCACTTGACATCAGGACTATCTGTAAAATTACCAAGTCCAGGGACAGAATAATATACTGCCTCATCAAAAGTTTGACATACAGATGCAATCTCTATACAATGATTTCTAAAACATCAGTGTGCTAAAATCACAAATGACTGGTCATGGAAAAGTCATGGTAATCCATTGGTTAAAAGTGTGGGAACCCTGTCTATATATAGACAGCTACGCTGGACATTTAATGGATTTGGACCTGCATAATTCAGCTCTGTTGAGATCCATGTAATGGTAGCTATCTTTAGACACTGAACTGATTTTGTGCTCCACAGGGTGATGCCGGTGAGCTGGGCCTACCTGGACCAGTGGGAGAGAAGGTCAGTTTGCGTAATGTAGTTAGAAACTGTTGCACAAATTCATATTTCATATATCTGTTGTGTACAGCTGAACATACGGTGAAGCTTTGTATGACGGAGAATTAAATAAGAGGCAAACATAATGTTCTACCCAGGAGTTACACAGCAAGATCAAGGGAGAAGTAGTTTGTCTTCACAGCAACAATCTCTAAACATGTCTGATGTATAATTATGCGAAGTAAGATATTGTATCATAAAGATTTAACTGTCAGCTTCAGAACTACAAACCTATAGAACTAAAGAATATTCTGTCTTTCGTCACGGCATATCATTTTTTCCAAGACTGTCTACAGATTTTTGATCTTTTACAAACTAACTTTCCTTGATGCAGCCTTTCAGtcttaaaatatgaaaatcaataataaatattatatttaattgtaataaatatttaataaaatactaaaacatttttaaaaatcataaaaatactttcaaaatagGATAATCCAAATAAAGTTAAAGTGATTTGGctatttattttatgaaaataatttatttacatacTGTACCAACAAtttcttttattaaaaattagTTTACTTGATTACCATGCAAACAAAATAGTCAGTGAAGAGCATGTGTATTCTGAAAGTTAAACGTTAGGATAAATATTATTTgacaatagattttttttaaacagcactaggtaacttttcaaccttcataatatattttcaagactcttgtgatgatacatcgacttacaataggttgaatgacacgtctgccatagcctgatggggtctgtatcatttttaatcatacttttaaacttcaagtttcgggtagtaacccgagaacaaaaagaactacaaaattcgactgctttacggcatataaatcacttccaccaacacccacacttccttaatctcggacgtgcaagcccaactttgttcgtcggataatatagtcatgtccgaagcagcagagacaaattacaaagaaaaggtttcgttggaggaaagcaataagaggaaacgaaaaagtgatgtgattaaaggcaggacgaggatcaacattggaccagcgtttgcttgttggcatgagctgaaggaggcgtgcccgagaGATGCggtcatgcttgttatggtgattacctaccactcaaacattgaattgaagtatcatagattctttaaaacggtaaccaatagactaggctactataatgacgctggcatgtaaacgtgagcatcgtgattatttggcatttgaaaaaaaaaaaaaaccatgaaattatattcatatgacatgctgaaacatatgccactgactgtacctgggatgaagacatttcacgcgacgccagaagaacacctgcatgtgaactcctcctgcagtgttcagggtaactgttagtgctgcaccaacccacggggacgcttttatgaagttatttggcccgccccgcaccactgtatatatttttacaacccgcccgcACCcgtgaccattaaatagacatactagacatactagttcagggctatcagggttgtcatgtcaacaaatgcatgcgcgatggcatcccctgttgtaggatgacaaaGTTTGCGACAGTAGTGTAGGACATTATTTGTTCCCAACTGTAGGCGGACcctgagagcaaaagttacccagtgctgctttaattgTTCATCATTTCCAATCAAGCTGCCAAATtattatacaaaaaaacataactgtTATTTCCACCATAAAATGCTCTCAAACACAATGCATATTTTGAGATGTAGTGGAAACGACATTGTAGaacatattattatgattaataGTGCCCATTGTTGAAGAAAAATGTAAGAATAATGCTGCTTTATTGTGTGACGCCTAGTTAGGGAATGGTGTTGTGTGGAAAGCTGTTTCAGAAAACATCTTTTCTGAAACAGTCCAGCCCACTGAGGATTCTTTCATGTTTCTGTCTCTGTAGCAAAACTCCTACTTCCCCAGCTATCTCTATGATCTTCTCTCCTACTATACCTCATCCTTCTCCTTTAAAGCTGCAGGGTGGCAGGTAGCAAGTCTTGAGTGTGGCAATCGATTTTCTTCACGAGCATCTCAACTTTCTACTCTACAGTTCTAGTGCTTGATATGTAGCATCATTATTGTACTGATAGTAGTGTGGACTTTTTGTGGTATTGCTTTGTAGATTGTGACTGTGTTCTCTGCAAACTAACACATTTTGCTCCTGGAATCTCGGTATCTTAACAACCTAACTACATGCGTTGTTTTATTCCTCATTTCCTCTTACTCATTGTCTTTGAAGGGCACCACAGGTTCTCCTGGTTCCCCTGGCCTTCCTGGGCAGGGTGGGCTTGCTGGCCTCCCAGGACCAATGGGACCCGTCGGACCACCAGGGCCACCTGGTCCTCCTGGCCCAGGCTATCATGTCGGTTTTGTAAGTATTAGTCAATCATCATTTGTGCTTCGCTGTCTTTTAGGAAACCCTCAAAATATTGTGTTCTATGTGTTCAGGATGATATGGAGGGCTCTGGTGTTCACTTTAGTTCAGTTCCTGGAGTAAGAGGACCAGTAGGAATCCAGGTTAATTTTTCTCCGTTGTACCTTTATTTagccattttgatttttaaaagttCATTTAATTCAATCCTATTTCATTTCAGGGACCTCCTGGTATCCCAGGACCACCAGTAagaatatttattcatttagaaGTGATTAATATCCCAAAGATATGATTTTCAGTTGAGGATTGTGTCATTTATTCATATGTTGTTTCTCAGGGTAAGCCTGGTTTCCCAGGATTTCCTGGTGAGAAGGGCAGTGAAGGACATCAGGGACAAGATGGCCGCCCTGGTTTGGATGGCTTTCCTGGACCTAAGGTGCTCTTCATTTTAAGTGTTGTTCACACATgacatgtttggttcgattaaaatgaacaagctaaacgctgccatccgaaccccggTGCGCACAAAACAAGCAGACCGAAACCGTTGAAAAGATAGGCCTCGGTCGGCTTCCAAACAAACTGAAGTACCATCATATGCAGGCTGCACACGTACAACTTGCACATTTAGCCCAGCtcagcattgttttggatgttcgGTAAGTTCCATTGCGAAATATACGTCATAAAAGCCGACCAATCGGGTTGTGAAAAATATCATCATGCCTTTAGGTTCGGTATCTTTAGGTTCAGTGTAAAAAATGCCAATGTGGATGCTAAGAGGGGTTCCAGACCAAACAAAACAAGCTGactgaactacaagtgtgaacacaccctaaaacTCTTGTGTAAATGTACTAAATAGCCAGTCTGGTGTGCAGTACTTCAAGCTGATATCAGTGTTTTGCATTTGCCTGCAGGGACCAAAGGGCGATAGAGGAGACAGAGGCGAAAGGGTGAGTTAACTTCGGTCTAAAGTGAATCAATGTAATATCTATGACTTTGCAAATGACTTATTTGATCATTTGCTTAGGGTGAACCTGGACGAGATGGAAGTGGTCTTCCAGGTCCACCTGGCCCCCCTGGACAACCTGGACAAGTTATTTATCGTTATTCGGAAAATGTAAGTCTTCAAAAtgatattgctttttttgtttgcctataattttcatgttttaattaAGCTGTTTTCAATTTTTCTGTACAGTATGATGAAACTGGAGGAGCAGGGCCTCAGGTATGAAAGTCCTGCCTCTAATAGTCCCTTATTACTACATTAGGAGACCAGATTTTTTTGGAGACCAAAAACATAACTTAACATCTACTCATAACATCAAATTATctaatatctatatatatatcttttgtgTGGTTTTCAGGGTGGGACTGGTGTTTCTGGTAAAGCAGGATTTCCAGTAagtactgtatatatttatttgtttattcccTTTTTGATCAAAATACTATATTAAAAGTAATTAATAAAGCCACAAGACAAGAGCGACTGTTTTGTTAGATGCAAAGCTGGGAAATACCCTTAACTATGGCAATGTTTAGTTCATAGTTAGTTCAGTTAGTTtgctattaaaattatttataaaaatatgatcTAAATAAAGAATTTTAACAGTAGAAGTGTAGATTGTTCACGGCTTCCAAGCAACATTGCAATTTGGAGCATTGATATTATAGACTGCATTTATCTGACCCACTGTCTCTTTATCCAATCAGGGCCCAATTGGACCAAAGGGTGACAGAGGAGAACCTGGTTCACCAGGCTATGGCATCAAGGTTTGTAAGCAGAAACCAACACACAAAGTGTTTAAAAACCTCAGTAGCTCACTGCTGCAACCTTACTATGTTTGCAGGGAGAAAAAGGAGAACCTGGACTTATTGTTGGACCTGATGGAAACCCACTTTACTTTGGTGGAttagcaggccaaaaggtattttatttcattttttaatttgtattattttgtttgttttttatatttattttatttataaccaTATTTGTGTTGATTGATAGTTTTGATGACTTTACTtaggaaaatgtatttgtatttcACTCTCTGTAGGGTGAGAGTGGGATTCCTGGACCAGTCGGACCTCCTGTACGTTTGTATttgttacattttctttttttaaactttttaatttaaagttaaGACATAAACAATTCTATCATGCCTCTACTTTGTAAAAAGAATATTCTGTTCAACTAAGTCATATCTCATTTGTTCAGGGTCCAGCTGGAGCTCCAGGTTTTAAAGGTGAATTTGGAATGCCAGGCAGACCCGTAAGTCTCTCAAAAAATAACTTTCATCAACAATAAATATACTTTGACTGGCAACAGCATACCTAACTGAGTATGTAATTAAATAGTACTTAATATCTTAATATCACTATTTTATGACTGTAGGGACGCCCAGGTGTGAATGGATACAAAGGAGAGAAGGGAGACCCAGGGTCAGGCTCTGGATACAGTTACCCAGTAAGTACACCATGCAGTTTTTTCCAGCAGTGGTTGCTATATAATGGCTTGTCCTCATAAGTTATTTTGTGTCTTTTTAAGGGTCCCCCTGGTCCCCCAGGACCCCCTGGTCCCCCCGGACCTGCTGTGCCCTTGGACAGATTTGGAGTAAGTGCTTTTTTGTCAAATAAGCAGTTATTCATGCTTGAAATGTTGCAAAATGAGATCCATATGGTGGTTATGTTGAATTGAAGTGATCATGATTGCAGTAGCATAATTTGCAATCTCTTTTCcatttcagagatatgaagatTATTCGAGGCAATATCCAGGTAAGTTGTTAGTCATTCATGTCACAGCAGATGGtctaaagtcaacatgaaatcagtACCCTACTTTTTTAAAGACCTTATTGAGCAAGATTTATCTGTACATGTTttcctaaataaaaaaagacatttaaaaacttGCTCTGCCTCTTGCTGTTGATCTAATGAATCCcttttgaaatacatttttcagtgtCTATTTTGGTCCAGTTATTTCCAAATTGATGAAATCCAGTCCCAACCTACATTTTTTCCCTTCAATGCCTTGTTTCACTCAAAAATTCTCAACATTCCGGAAGAAAAGGGATTGAGAACTGCATTTTATGTTCATTTTAGTGCATAGAATGAGTTTAAATGTCTCATGTGATCGTTTAACTGTTTTTGACAGCTTTAAAcaatgcattgttttttttcttaagcTACTAAAGGAGAGAAAGGAGACCAGGGAGATCCTGGCATTCCCGGATCGCCAGGTAAAATTTACCACTGTTGCTGTTTCTAGACATTCAGGGCCGTTGGCAGGTGGGAATAACAACGCTGTCCCTGTAAATTTTAGATTTAAGTACCCTGACTTACTAGCTTGACATCATTATGAAATCATTGTAAAAGGTATTGTGATATGTAATGCATTAATGGAATAATGGCTATTTTTTTGTGGCAGGTTTTTCCTCAAACTTTGATATCTATGCCCTCAAGGTATGTGATCACTAAATTGATGAAACAGTCGtttgattatgattatgattaggATGTAAACAAAATGATGTTGCCTGTTTCCTCAGAATGAGATGAAGGGGGAGCGCGGTGAGTCCGGTATTAAAGGAGAGAAAGGAGAGCCAGGAGGTGGATTTTATGACCCTCGTTTTGGAGCTGTACAGGGACCACCAGGAAACCCAGGACTTCCTGTAAGAACTAATAGGAGTTTCTGGACACAACCTGAATCAAGTACTTACCTACTCTACATATGGATGGTCTCATATTTTCCAGGGACCTAAAGGAGACTCAATCAGAGGTCCCCCTGGACCGCAGGGCCCACCAGGATCACCTGGGGTTGGTTATGATGGTCGTCCAGGAAACCCAGGACCTCCTGGACCCCCTGGCCCTCCAGGGTCACCGTCATTGCCAGGAGCCTACAGACCACGTAAGAAATAAATGCGTAAAAATTCTTCCTGCTTTCAGAATATTCTTGAGGAACATAAATATCAATTGACGCTGTATGATTTTGTATGTTTCAGCACTCAGTATTCCCGGACCTCCAGGTCCCCCTGGCGCACCTGGAATTCCAGGCTCTGGATCTGGGGTGAGTGAGACATTCATTGAAGACATTACTAATGGAGTGTGTCTGATAGCACCTGACACTTGATACTTTAATCATAGCCTTGGTTTTAAATGTGTCAGCAGGTGACTGTCCTGAGGTCTTATGACATAATGATTGCTACGGCACGCAGACAGACAGAAGGTGCTCTGATTTACATTTTGGACAGAAACGATCTCTACCTCAGGGTTCGGGATGGCGTCAGACAAGTGATGGTATGGTTCTTTAAAACACTCATTTTTGTGCACACCTattcatttataaaaaataaaaaaagcattttatgCATAACATTATGTAAACTATCCTATTCTGAATAATTGTATGTGGCCAAAAATGTTGGTGTAATCTATTAATTAAGAAAATATCTTGCCATAATCcgtctttattatttttttaaacagttgaGTAGAGTTTTATACTAAATGTTAATATTTAAGGAAAAAAAATAGTATCAGTGTTGTATAACCAGGTTGCCATTTTGTTGTCATGTGGCAAGAAAACCTTATAACTGGAAATGAGTTATAAAGAGGACTACTGTAGACATGACTAGAAGGGtcaatatttctttcttttatttttttaaatatctgatCACTGACTTTTTTATGGTATAAAACGGTTAGTTCTGGTTGTCATATGAAATAACTATGTACATATGACAataacagtttttttgtttttttttaaatactataaAAAATATGCTTGAACTCTTTGAAAAATAAGGAAAATATGCTTTATTACACCATGAATACTTCAAGTTATAAATACTTGATATCACTTTTTATTGGACATAACGCTTAGCATTATTAGAGCCCTTAAATCAAAATTATAGTATGATAATCAAAATGAcatgttttttgaaaaacatgAATGCAGAGATTTCTAAGATCATTGTGGATGTGTTTCaaactagattttttttattctccaTTTTATCATCTTATCCATATTCATAATTGACCCATTTCAAGAAGAATATTATAGAATAGGAATTTACTCTCtctctttttaaatattaacacaattttctttttatttgcaGCTTGGAGATTATAAACCTTTCTATGGAGAGCTGGTAAGCAGTGTGAATAAAGCTCTTTTTATTATGCTTTAACATTCAAATAAGCACCCACAATTTAATCAAAGGAAGTTGGAATTAGTGGATGAGCATATCAATTCCTTAAGGTATGACTGTAGCTTGTTGGCTTTTCCTCCAGGACAATGAGGTGGCAGCGGTCCAGCCGCCCCCTGTTGTTCACTATTCTCAGGACCACACAGCTAACAATGGAGCAGAGCAGATTTCTCCACCTCACCAGCCGATTGAGTTTCCAAGGAGTGAGCCAGAGAATAGAAACCCCAATCCGCCTGACTCTCGTTACCCTGATCCACGGTACCCACCCTACACTGATACCAGGTACAATCCTGTACAACCAGAAATCAGATACCCTGAGAGGAACCCTATCACTCCAGCCCGCCGTCCCAGCCCCCCTGTCAATCAACCAGAAGGCCACACCCACACTTCCGGACCAGGGGTTAGTTCACTCGACTTCATCACAATATTAGCACAGGTCCCCTTTGTTTATTTGGATTTTTGACACCACTTTCTTTCTCTGTACAGTTGCATCTTATTGCCCTGAATTCTCCACAAGTGGGGAACATGAGAGGCATTCGCGGGGCAGACTTCCTGTGCTTCCAGCAAGCTCGGGCCGTGGGGATGAAGGGAACATTCAGAGCCTTCCTATCTTCCAAACTTCAGGATCTCTACAGTATTGTCCGCAAATCCGACAGAGAGACATTGCCGATTGTTAACCTCAAGGTGTGTAGTCCATTAGACAATCTTCAGTCTAGATTATCAAAGCAACAATCCATTAGATTACAGCGATATTAACATGGTTAATGGTGGTTTAGGCTGAGCACAGAGTGCAATACCTAAAAAACCCTTTAATTGCAATAAAATCCTTTAACACACAGCCTCTCCATTGCTTTCATAAAATGGCAACAGTCAGGGCTGTCCGAACACTGTGACCTAATTTTTCAATGACAAGTCATTTGTCCCGCAGCTTTGTGAAATCAAATCAAAAGATACAATGTTTAATATACAGTTATGCAGAACCAATAGAGAATCACAATGTGTGGAACCAAAGAATTGAAAATATTATGTTGCTTGTTGTTGTCGGCGCTTGATAGGACATGAAATAGATGGCTTTTATTACACAGTCCAACAGTCCAGTTGAAAATCCATAACGTGCAATGCACAAAATCGAGCTTGCGCAGGTAGATTCAAATAATAGAGCCTGTTACCTCGTGGAATCATCTACTTTCGCACAGAGTGCGATGGGCTTCAGAATACAAAGGTGATCATTTGATCGTGTGGATCATTTAGaccagtgtttctcaaactttttctgcAATTTCCCACTTTGGAGGTAGGGAAGGCCTCCGAGCCCCACCTGTCCCCAATCACACCAACAAAATGGTAATTATCTAGGCTTTAATTTTAcctgttaacatttattttattaacatcacatttaaacCTTTCATTTGTTCAGTCAAAATATTTTAGCTGACTCccagtgtgatttttttttttaaggcaacgttattttagaacgttttaccttaatgtttctatggcaacgcGTCATGTTTATCACGTGACTCACCACAACCAAAATAGCGCTGTATGACAGATGTATTGCTTTTATTAAGtttattcttttttattcaaaatattgacAAACTTGCTTACCATGTCATCAACTATCTAATAATCCAATTGTGGGTGTGTTTTGCCATCTAAAAACCTAAATGATTTTGATCTATAATGTGTGATGGGCGCTGCCACGTTTGAACAAATGCACCGCAGTTCAGAGTCATGTCAATCGGATTTACAGTAAATTCATCATCTTCTCCTGGAATAAGTAAGTGACCGGTAAACTGGGAGGAGAATCGAGTAAACTTTAAAGTTACTTACactatgtgtatctgatatgaataaaacatgtcggccaattatatttgaatggatTGCTTCCATAGACTCCAGTGTGTTGTACttatgtgtatttaaatgttacctgttaaattaaacctaaaataaacagtaagtggttgaaaacactgcatGATGTATGTCAAGAGCTGAGCGTGTCCGCATCTGGCTCAGTGCCAGCCGGAGCGCCCCACCGTTTGAATCTGGCAGTGATGTCAGGTCACTGAACATTCTAAATCCCATATGTGGGTCCGTACTCTCAGgagcacagaaataaaaatccaGTGTGGGACCGCTCAAAAGGTTAATAGAGATGGGCACAAAATATTACCACATTTCCCCCCGTTTGTCGTGCCCTACTTGTCATGTCTTTATGCCCCACCAGTGGGGCGCACCCCACACTTTGAGAAACGCTGATTTAGACAATTCCTCAAGATTTTCTCCAAACTTCTTCCAAACTTAACCAGTGAACTAATTTGGTGATCACATTTCTTGTCTTTTGATGGCATTGATATTCTCTTCTGCAGGATCAAGTCCTTTTCAGAAGCTGGGAGTCTCTCTTCAGTGACTCAGAGAGCAGGATGAAGGACAGCGCTCCTATCTACTCCTTTGATGGCAGAGATGTCCTGAGGGACAGTGCCTGGTGAGTGCCAGTGACTTTGGCTGATTTGTGTAAACCCTTCAAACAGAGGCCTCAGCAGATCATCCTGTCAGTTTTCATTCTGCTTTAAAAACACTCAgtcatatctatctatctatctatctatctatctatctatctatctatctatctatctatctatctatctatctatctatctatctatctatctatctatctatctatctatctatctatctatctatctatctatctatctatctatctgtctgtctgtctgtctgtctgtctctctctctctctctctctctctctctctctctctctctctctctctctctctctatctctatctatctgtccctctgtctgtctgtctgtctgtcttgttCATCCACAAAAACACATAACATATTTGACACACAAAACTAAAAAATCAACCTGAATAATTCTGCTCATGGATATTCCCCTTTACTTGCCATTAACGCTCCGCTATTGACAGGATTTTCTGGCTTTCCATGATTTTCAACCTTAAACACTATGTGGTGCAAcctgaaagagtacagaatccCTGGAAAATACACAGGCGTAAAAtaagcagaaacaagtgatagcatatgtaagcagatgtatatgtaaaataatgcaatgattaacattaaacagcatagaAATCAAAGCTGCTGATTGTTACAGAATGAAAATGTTGACCCAGTATGAGCTATAGAACTGTGTAACCTTAGGAGTGTTGATCTACTCAATCTATATGTTGATCAACTTTCTcaatctgatctggatgtagtttttgaaaaaaaaaaaaaaatgttactctGCTTTTTGcccaaaatgttgctttttatgaAACTCACCCACATTCAGGTGTTGATTAAAAAAGCATGCATTAAGCTAGACCTTtagtttgtttaaaagcagagggtTCTGTTTTTTCCTTTGATATACTGCATTTTCAGATAtttatacaacaaaatattctggagGCCATGAaaattttgtgaaaattatcaaaaGGCTGGTGGTGACTagaaagaaaacaacaacaacaacaaaaaacactgagGGGAAAAGAGTTAAGTGCCTCAAACAATATCTTTCAAGAGTTCAGTGCCCAATCTTTGGCTGGTCCAGTGATTCATTTTACCATTCTTGTAAACAAAATGTAGTTTCCCAAAAGACTGATTAAAATCCTGTGCATCCTGATCCCACAGTCCGCCGATGCAATTTGAATTTGTAATTTTGGAAAGGTCTTGCGGGTTTTCAGCGTCATCTGAGAACCAACCTAAAACAATGATTTTTCTTCCTCTGTCCTGTAGGCCAGAGAAGATGATCTGGCACGGGTCCAGTGGCAGGGGTCACAGGCAGACGGATAACTACTGTGAGACGTGGAGGGCCGGAGACCGCGCAGTCACGGGCTTGGCCTCATCTCTGCAGGCTGGCCAACTCCTCCAGCAGACCTCCAGCAGCTGCTCCAGTTCCTACATTGTGCTGTGCATCGAGAACAGCTACATGACACAATCCAAGAAATAAAGCCGTCCTAAAGAGCTTTTGAACATTCAACACAACAGTTTATACAGGCTGTTTCACTCCAGTAGATGCCTGTATATaatgaatggagaaaaaaaaaatgaaaagaactGAGTCTGCCTTAAGGAGAATTTGCCAGTCATTTATTCCCTCACCGTAACGCCAAAGAGGCAGGAGGTtgaacgtggaggtgtttgctCTCTCAGGGCATTGGCACATATTTTTCAGGGGGTTAAACCAGAGAAGTGAGGCCAACTGAGGCAGTGTTTTTAACTGTATCCATATAAAATTTTGTATATGAATTGTTTGTCATctgtgttgttttattttttgaagaTGTCTTAATTGGTATATTTAACCAATTTTAGCTATATCGTTTGTGTAACTTTTCTCCCCCTCCACTTGTAACGTTTTCATTTTTATCCAAGATTTGTTGGATAGATACTAAGAGGCAGACCTGATAGTTTTAGgatttaaaaagagaaaatatttattttgcaatAAAGAGAGCTAAAATATGATTGAGATAATTAAAATAGAatacttttttctattttagtGAGCACTTTACATACTTTCACAGATAAAAGTGCAAGACTGAAATAGTTAATTGTAGTTAAAAATGCTCGCTCTCTCGAAAAAGCTCCAGTGAGCAAAGAGAAGATGCCTTGAATAATTCAATACTTGTCCctcaaaatagtttttgtacaaaacaaaattattttaaatacttcTGTTGCATCTATG is a window encoding:
- the col18a1a gene encoding collagen type XVIII alpha 1 chain a isoform X1 gives rise to the protein MMSELRFWLCLFIVVCLRIRHTHGWFWSGDSNAKGAQTPAYLTTVRPTSGQRTEPSRTAGTSASVTEVGKEVSYNGGHFEGESEFISRSGLGVESVNESWSEFASGSGSGSSQFERQDAYVTSTNVLGISDQNASLHVGNLKLETKVDQMDGQVDQMDELQSLNDPVYSQFEKSIHVKNVSTYNNLNGRNSTEHDDYDNTTLYSSEYSVSDNLLTIESEYFVASMPVVESSRCLPVDPDLPFCTRMKVESFMVPNFLNQSSMEEVHVVLTQWAWLLRSNCHHSLEWFFCLLLTPRCGPPGLPPPLPCRSFCEVLRDSCWTLLDEGRLPVECHSLPEEKHDGYRCLSVSNHKEESGVSLLQLIGDPPPFNIVKVLDLDNNPGFVFGSNSNVGQSAAAHLPNPFFRDFSLIFNIKPTHPNPGVIFSITDPTQNIMYVGVKLSAEEKGKQNIIFYYTEPGSQSSYEAARFSVPSMLQTWTRFSISVLNEKVSLYFNCDSDPQVINFERSPDDMDLDARAGVFVGHASGADPDKFLGAISDLRIVGDPGAAARHCEEDEDDYDAVGSGDYGASGDGDRPPSVQPTPPSSRPIQQPPVTSRKLVEKQHTDLISARGEKGDRGEKGAKGDRGLIGPKGDSGSVSGGAVKGDKGVAGEKGMKGSSGFGYPGSKGERGPAGPPGPPGPPGPSTEVELRGDGSLVQKVAGPRGPPGPPGPAGPAGTDGEPGDPGEDGKTGQVGPPGFPGTPGPKGDKGDRGESQPGPRGPPGPPGPPGPASRSDRPTFVDMEGSGFDMDSVRAMPGLPGPPGPPGPPGPPGLASSGSGGFGPPGPPGQNGAPGQPGLPGLPGADGKPGSPGPRGEKGDAGELGLPGPVGEKGTTGSPGSPGLPGQGGLAGLPGPMGPVGPPGPPGPPGPGYHVGFDDMEGSGVHFSSVPGVRGPVGIQGPPGIPGPPGKPGFPGFPGEKGSEGHQGQDGRPGLDGFPGPKGPKGDRGDRGERGEPGRDGSGLPGPPGPPGQPGQVIYRYSENYDETGGAGPQGGTGVSGKAGFPGPIGPKGDRGEPGSPGYGIKGEKGEPGLIVGPDGNPLYFGGLAGQKGESGIPGPVGPPGPAGAPGFKGEFGMPGRPGRPGVNGYKGEKGDPGSGSGYSYPGPPGPPGPPGPPGPAVPLDRFGRYEDYSRQYPATKGEKGDQGDPGIPGSPGFSSNFDIYALKNEMKGERGESGIKGEKGEPGGGFYDPRFGAVQGPPGNPGLPGPKGDSIRGPPGPQGPPGSPGVGYDGRPGNPGPPGPPGPPGSPSLPGAYRPPLSIPGPPGPPGAPGIPGSGSGQVTVLRSYDIMIATARRQTEGALIYILDRNDLYLRVRDGVRQVMLGDYKPFYGELDNEVAAVQPPPVVHYSQDHTANNGAEQISPPHQPIEFPRSEPENRNPNPPDSRYPDPRYPPYTDTRYNPVQPEIRYPERNPITPARRPSPPVNQPEGHTHTSGPGLHLIALNSPQVGNMRGIRGADFLCFQQARAVGMKGTFRAFLSSKLQDLYSIVRKSDRETLPIVNLKDQVLFRSWESLFSDSESRMKDSAPIYSFDGRDVLRDSAWPEKMIWHGSSGRGHRQTDNYCETWRAGDRAVTGLASSLQAGQLLQQTSSSCSSSYIVLCIENSYMTQSKK